A stretch of the Kroppenstedtia eburnea genome encodes the following:
- a CDS encoding TetR/AcrR family transcriptional regulator: MAESKGVHTREKLLEAANRLVREQGVNRLTMDAVAREAGVSKGGLLYHFASKEALIQGMIDHLIHGYDRRLDSATKGENRPGEWLRAFVLATDWGKTHADRTGALLAAAASNPELLDPVRRRYRAWQERLEQEGNDPAMATIIRLAADGLWFADLFGLAPPEGRFREEVIRRMLQLLEQSGSTEKKDP; the protein is encoded by the coding sequence ATGGCTGAATCCAAGGGAGTTCATACCCGGGAAAAGTTGTTGGAAGCCGCCAACCGGCTGGTCAGGGAGCAGGGGGTCAACCGGTTGACGATGGACGCTGTTGCCCGGGAAGCCGGAGTCAGCAAAGGAGGACTTCTGTACCATTTTGCCTCCAAGGAGGCTCTCATCCAGGGAATGATCGACCACCTGATCCACGGTTACGATCGACGGTTGGATTCTGCGACGAAAGGGGAAAACCGTCCCGGAGAATGGTTGCGGGCATTTGTGTTGGCCACTGATTGGGGAAAGACGCATGCGGATCGGACCGGTGCACTGTTGGCTGCCGCCGCATCCAACCCGGAACTGCTGGACCCCGTCCGCCGTCGCTACCGGGCTTGGCAGGAGCGTCTGGAACAAGAAGGAAACGACCCCGCAATGGCCACCATCATCCGTCTGGCCGCAGACGGGCTCTGGTTTGCCGATCTGTTCGGATTGGCCCCACCGGAAGGAAGATTCCGGGAGGAGGTAATCCGGAGGATGTTGCAATTGTTGGAACAGAGCGGGTCGACAGAGAAGAAGGATCCGTGA
- a CDS encoding HXXEE domain-containing protein: MAAGFNRSTETTFLWMIPILVTLHNLEETFWIEEAAVPDALFNFLPALSSLFPPSVPQMAVATTLLTLLVWWVAYSACIRQRATDVLLLHFIAGVLFINAISHILISLISLHYQPGLITALLLNLPYCLWFLKRAVQTGDFHRKQLNTILWVAIPLIPILSLLAHSLGKGVELLFG, translated from the coding sequence ATGGCCGCCGGTTTCAATCGGTCGACAGAGACGACCTTTTTGTGGATGATCCCTATTCTGGTCACACTTCACAACTTGGAAGAGACATTCTGGATCGAGGAGGCTGCTGTACCTGATGCGCTTTTCAACTTTCTCCCTGCGCTCTCCTCCCTGTTTCCTCCGAGTGTCCCTCAGATGGCGGTCGCCACCACCTTGCTCACCCTTCTCGTCTGGTGGGTGGCTTACTCCGCCTGTATCCGACAAAGAGCAACAGATGTGCTGCTGCTCCATTTCATTGCGGGGGTATTGTTCATTAATGCCATCAGTCACATCCTGATCTCCCTGATCAGTCTTCATTACCAACCCGGACTGATCACCGCCCTTCTGCTCAATCTCCCTTACTGCCTCTGGTTTTTGAAAAGGGCGGTACAAACGGGAGACTTTCACCGGAAACAGCTGAACACCATCCTGTGGGTGGCGATTCCCCTCATTCCGATCCTCTCCCTCCTTGCCCACTCTTTGGGAAAAGGGGTGGAGCTCCTGTTTGGGTGA
- a CDS encoding iron-containing alcohol dehydrogenase yields MQPFTFHNPTRLHFGKGQLEQLRQELPRYGKKVLLVYGGGSIKRNGLYEEVIKELHELDATLFELPGVEPNPRLSTVRKGIEICRREQIQFLLAVGGGSVIDCTKAIAAGAASEADIWDIITRKAEATRALPFGTVLTLAATGSEMNSGSVITNWETQEKYGWGSPYTFPQFSILDPVYTFSVPRDQTIYGIVDMMSHVFEQYFHVTPNTPLQDRMCESVLRTVMETAPKLLEDLHSYPHRETILYCGTIALNKMLSMGAPGDWATHNIEHAVSAVYDIPHGGGLAILFPHWMKHTLDENVDRCHQLAIRVFDVDPAGKSKKEVALEGIERLRRFWSDLGAPSRLADYDIDDSRLELMADRAMARGPFGRVKKLDRHDVLSILRQSL; encoded by the coding sequence ATGCAACCCTTCACCTTTCACAACCCGACCCGTCTTCATTTCGGAAAAGGACAATTGGAACAGCTGCGGCAGGAGCTGCCCCGTTATGGAAAGAAGGTCCTGTTGGTTTACGGCGGAGGCAGTATTAAGCGGAACGGCCTGTATGAAGAGGTTATAAAAGAGCTCCATGAGCTGGATGCCACTCTATTTGAGTTGCCGGGGGTGGAACCCAATCCCCGCTTGTCCACCGTGCGTAAGGGAATCGAGATCTGCCGGCGGGAACAGATTCAGTTTCTTCTCGCCGTCGGCGGCGGCAGTGTGATCGACTGTACGAAAGCGATTGCCGCCGGGGCCGCCTCGGAAGCGGACATCTGGGATATCATCACCCGGAAAGCTGAGGCGACCCGTGCCCTTCCCTTTGGGACGGTGCTCACCCTGGCTGCCACCGGATCGGAAATGAACTCCGGCTCTGTCATCACCAATTGGGAGACACAGGAGAAGTACGGTTGGGGAAGTCCCTACACCTTTCCGCAATTCTCCATCCTGGATCCCGTATACACTTTCTCCGTTCCCCGGGACCAGACCATCTACGGGATCGTGGACATGATGTCCCATGTGTTTGAACAGTATTTCCATGTCACTCCCAATACACCCCTCCAGGATCGGATGTGCGAATCCGTTCTGCGGACAGTGATGGAGACCGCTCCCAAACTGTTGGAGGATCTGCACAGTTATCCACACCGGGAAACCATCCTCTACTGTGGCACCATCGCCTTGAACAAGATGTTGTCCATGGGAGCGCCGGGGGATTGGGCCACCCATAATATTGAACATGCGGTCTCCGCAGTCTACGATATCCCCCATGGTGGGGGACTGGCCATCCTCTTTCCCCATTGGATGAAGCATACCCTGGACGAAAACGTGGATCGTTGCCACCAACTGGCGATCCGGGTGTTTGATGTGGACCCTGCCGGCAAGTCCAAAAAAGAGGTGGCACTGGAAGGGATCGAGCGCTTGCGCCGTTTCTGGTCGGATCTTGGCGCGCCTTCCCGCCTGGCCGATTATGACATCGATGACAGCCGTTTGGAGTTGATGGCTGACCGGGCCATGGCCAGAGGCCCCTTTGGCCGCGTGAAGAAGCTGGATCGCCATGACGTTCTGTCCATTCTGCGTCAATCTCTGTGA
- a CDS encoding FMN-binding glutamate synthase family protein has protein sequence MLSWLVKRVTNGVVDSVLDRVIQDPYTENLFSFVTIAQKLNPRAIVEATMRAESGKPIERPLGSPVIRSPWDQLTFNPVHLYRMPTPDGVGIHTGTTIGPRAAKPLKLEIPILISGMSYGGALGLKAKLGLARGASLAGTATNSGEAPLVPEERREAKYFIGQYNRGGWMNDHKSLSQLDAIEIQLGQGAQAAAPMGSSSWQMDEPFRKRFGIPDGEDAPIHTRLEGVDRPSDFPPLVRSLRETYGVPVGLKTCAGHYLEREIDIALEGGIDYIVVDGAEAGTHGGPTILQDDVGLPTLFALGRTIRHLERRGVKREVSVIAAGGLTTPGHFLKALALGADAVYIGSIALVGMLHTQFNLASPLEPPVQVLLYQGKFKEDFNVEQGAEHLAKFLKSCVEEMKMVAYALGKSDLMQIDRRDLTSLDRELARLLGVDYAGHPREEQHLAWTEEGDPWEFTKAPGVYPAETGENAPPPYH, from the coding sequence ATGCTGTCATGGCTGGTGAAACGGGTCACCAACGGAGTGGTCGATTCCGTATTGGACCGGGTGATCCAGGATCCCTATACAGAGAATCTGTTTTCCTTTGTCACCATCGCCCAAAAGCTGAATCCGCGGGCGATTGTGGAGGCGACCATGCGGGCGGAATCGGGCAAACCCATCGAACGTCCCTTGGGCAGTCCGGTGATTCGTTCCCCCTGGGATCAACTCACATTCAACCCGGTACATTTGTACCGGATGCCCACGCCCGACGGGGTTGGCATCCACACCGGCACCACCATCGGTCCCCGGGCGGCCAAGCCGCTGAAGCTGGAGATTCCCATCCTGATCTCCGGGATGTCCTATGGTGGGGCGTTGGGATTGAAGGCCAAGCTGGGATTGGCGCGAGGGGCCAGCCTGGCGGGGACGGCCACCAATTCAGGGGAAGCTCCCTTGGTTCCGGAAGAACGCCGGGAAGCCAAATATTTTATCGGCCAGTATAACCGGGGTGGATGGATGAACGATCACAAATCTCTGAGTCAACTGGATGCCATTGAAATCCAGCTGGGTCAGGGAGCCCAGGCGGCGGCGCCGATGGGGAGTTCTTCCTGGCAGATGGACGAGCCCTTTCGCAAGCGGTTTGGCATTCCCGATGGAGAGGATGCTCCCATCCACACCCGGTTGGAGGGGGTGGACCGTCCGTCGGATTTTCCACCTCTGGTGCGGTCTCTGCGGGAAACCTACGGGGTGCCGGTGGGATTGAAAACTTGTGCCGGTCACTATCTGGAGCGGGAGATCGACATCGCACTGGAGGGGGGGATCGACTACATTGTGGTGGATGGGGCGGAGGCGGGAACCCACGGGGGCCCGACCATTCTCCAGGACGATGTCGGTCTGCCCACTCTGTTCGCCCTGGGCAGGACGATCCGTCACCTGGAGAGACGGGGAGTGAAACGGGAGGTTTCCGTCATCGCCGCCGGCGGCCTGACCACGCCGGGTCATTTTCTCAAAGCGCTGGCCCTGGGGGCGGATGCGGTCTATATCGGGTCGATCGCATTGGTGGGGATGCTCCACACCCAGTTCAATCTGGCCTCCCCCCTGGAACCGCCGGTTCAAGTCCTCTTATACCAAGGCAAGTTCAAAGAGGATTTCAATGTGGAACAAGGTGCCGAACATCTGGCCAAATTTCTCAAATCCTGTGTGGAGGAGATGAAAATGGTCGCCTATGCCCTGGGAAAATCCGATCTCATGCAGATCGACAGGCGCGATCTCACCTCCTTGGACCGGGAACTGGCCCGGCTCCTGGGTGTGGATTATGCGGGTCATCCCCGGGAGGAGCAACATCTCGCCTGGACGGAGGAAGGGGATCCCTGGGAGTTTACCAAGGCTCCCGGAGTGTACCCGGCTGAGACAGGGGAAAACGCCCCGCCCCCCTATCATTGA
- a CDS encoding spore coat protein encodes MKMELLEREMAQDLLMMEKQLIQEITHTEAHCANHTLREAMHRMHTDTEELHMRLFQTMHRKGWVQTATAGQQEIESTILHWEQQRLKQSELGGNHHGKGR; translated from the coding sequence ATGAAAATGGAACTGTTGGAACGGGAAATGGCACAGGATCTGTTGATGATGGAAAAACAACTGATCCAGGAGATCACCCACACGGAAGCCCATTGTGCCAATCACACTCTCCGGGAAGCCATGCATCGGATGCACACCGATACAGAGGAATTGCACATGCGCCTGTTTCAAACCATGCACCGAAAGGGATGGGTCCAAACTGCGACAGCCGGGCAGCAGGAGATCGAAAGCACGATCCTGCATTGGGAACAACAGCGGCTGAAACAGTCGGAGTTGGGCGGAAACCACCATGGAAAGGGCCGTTGA
- a CDS encoding DUF2383 domain-containing protein, with protein sequence MEQLTQMELLHLQDLMEAEALAVRKCELYEKKCKSDELKSWFRDAVQLHQDHVGQILTQLRNHDGREREDLPPVH encoded by the coding sequence ATGGAACAATTGACACAAATGGAGCTTCTGCATTTGCAGGACCTGATGGAAGCGGAAGCGTTGGCTGTCCGCAAGTGTGAGCTGTATGAAAAGAAGTGCAAGAGTGATGAACTGAAAAGCTGGTTTCGGGACGCAGTCCAACTCCATCAGGATCACGTCGGGCAGATTTTGACACAGCTCCGCAATCACGACGGGCGGGAACGGGAAGATCTGCCCCCTGTTCACTAG
- a CDS encoding sporulation protein YjcZ, translating into MYYPGGYYGYGYGYGHGYGGYYGAGYHGGGSLQRLLLFLLVIPVIFWFVGAF; encoded by the coding sequence ATGTATTATCCCGGCGGCTATTACGGTTATGGTTACGGCTATGGACATGGCTACGGAGGTTACTACGGTGCCGGCTACCACGGAGGTGGAAGCCTCCAGCGCCTGCTGCTGTTCCTCCTCGTGATCCCGGTCATCTTCTGGTTTGTGGGTGCCTTTTAA
- a CDS encoding sporulation protein YjcZ, translating into MGYGYYGYGFGLGRLLLFLLVIATIFALVGIWGY; encoded by the coding sequence ATGGGCTACGGGTACTACGGGTATGGATTTGGCCTCGGCCGCTTGTTGCTCTTCCTGCTCGTGATCGCCACCATCTTCGCCCTGGTTGGCATTTGGGGCTACTGA
- a CDS encoding YheC/YheD family protein, producing MTEKQRERSLGKWEMVQFLQNEGADRYVRLPETRRLSRESLREMLEKFGDVYVKPDRGFGGEGVSRLRICQKGAEWTLQGEKERRFDTEKEMMESLLNHYGEEECIVQETAPLDRYEEKPFDIRVHMQKETDSSWVYAGEVVRIGGEEGIVSNVEISGGSVLPLESVFTDEKIRSVLRTHMKEMGMALCRIMEKRLRFLEAGLDIGIENGREFWLLEVNTDDDHGGPSHDLFRSLPDQQLYDEIRARYARTAGMPDWLREWLFIN from the coding sequence ATGACTGAAAAGCAGCGGGAAAGATCCCTGGGCAAATGGGAGATGGTTCAGTTCCTGCAGAATGAAGGGGCGGACCGGTATGTCCGGCTTCCGGAGACCAGGCGATTGTCAAGGGAAAGTTTACGGGAGATGCTGGAGAAGTTTGGGGATGTGTATGTCAAACCGGATAGAGGGTTCGGGGGTGAAGGTGTCAGTCGGTTGAGAATCTGTCAAAAAGGGGCGGAATGGACCCTTCAGGGGGAAAAAGAGCGGAGATTTGACACGGAGAAAGAGATGATGGAATCCCTTTTGAACCATTATGGAGAAGAAGAATGTATCGTGCAAGAGACCGCACCCTTGGATCGATATGAGGAAAAGCCCTTTGATATCCGGGTCCATATGCAGAAGGAGACGGACAGCTCCTGGGTGTATGCAGGAGAAGTGGTCCGGATCGGCGGGGAGGAGGGGATCGTATCCAATGTGGAGATCAGCGGCGGATCGGTGTTGCCGCTGGAATCGGTCTTTACTGATGAAAAGATCCGGTCGGTGTTGCGGACCCACATGAAAGAGATGGGGATGGCCTTGTGCCGGATCATGGAGAAACGACTCCGGTTTCTGGAGGCGGGCTTGGACATTGGCATCGAAAATGGCAGGGAGTTCTGGTTGCTGGAGGTGAACACCGATGATGACCATGGAGGACCCAGTCATGATCTGTTCAGATCCTTGCCCGACCAGCAATTGTATGATGAGATCCGCGCCAGGTATGCCCGAACAGCCGGGATGCCCGATTGGTTGCGTGAGTGGCTGTTTATAAATTAA
- the ytxJ gene encoding bacillithiol system redox-active protein YtxJ — MAQWKEITTLEEWEQVLRQSAEHPALVMKHSTRCSVSAEAWEAYQKFVSTVAPETVEYIMVKVIESRPVSNRIAEDLGVQHKSPQAILVKDGEEVWNTSHWHITVESLENALKTV; from the coding sequence ATGGCGCAGTGGAAAGAGATCACGACATTGGAAGAATGGGAGCAGGTCCTCCGCCAATCGGCGGAACACCCCGCTCTGGTCATGAAGCACAGCACCCGCTGTTCAGTCAGTGCCGAGGCTTGGGAGGCATATCAAAAATTCGTATCCACAGTGGCACCGGAAACAGTGGAATATATCATGGTCAAGGTGATCGAGTCCCGACCGGTTTCCAACCGGATCGCCGAGGATCTGGGGGTTCAACACAAATCCCCCCAGGCCATTCTGGTGAAAGATGGGGAGGAAGTCTGGAATACATCCCACTGGCATATTACGGTGGAGTCTCTGGAAAATGCATTGAAGACCGTCTGA
- a CDS encoding DUF309 domain-containing protein, whose translation MYHPLYYRFFQCYHAGLYWEAHEVLEELWQTRRHDDFYHGLIQVAALMHQLKRGKIRGARKLATTAIGYLIPFSPEKDGVNVEAVLRWLEECLNLLPDGPRIIAPAEVEALGIEVCPLPRFSAESVGE comes from the coding sequence GTGTACCATCCGCTCTACTATCGATTTTTCCAATGTTACCATGCCGGATTGTACTGGGAAGCTCATGAAGTGTTGGAAGAACTGTGGCAAACCCGACGGCATGATGATTTCTATCACGGACTGATCCAGGTTGCGGCTCTCATGCATCAGCTGAAGAGAGGAAAAATCCGGGGTGCCCGTAAACTGGCCACCACCGCCATCGGTTATTTGATTCCTTTTTCTCCGGAAAAAGACGGTGTGAATGTGGAAGCGGTCCTGCGTTGGCTGGAGGAGTGCCTGAATCTGCTCCCCGACGGCCCGCGGATCATCGCTCCCGCAGAGGTGGAAGCCCTGGGCATCGAGGTCTGTCCGCTGCCTCGCTTTTCCGCTGAGTCTGTGGGGGAATAG
- the nagA gene encoding N-acetylglucosamine-6-phosphate deacetylase translates to MVNGTGRKVFRGKVILREGMLEDGMVVTVGERIEYVGSPLFFEEVEEEVRVEGWIWPGLIDLHVHGAGGSDVMDGTPEALHRISNTLVAHGVTGFLATTVTMDKPRLERAILNTVEHASSAKGAEILGVHLEGPWICPAKRGAQNPEYITDPRPADAKWVLDVAQGNLRLITLAPERPGALDLIRRLSRQGVVVSVGHSSATHDEVEAAVEAGASHVTHIFNGMTGLHHREPGVAGTAMADDRLTVELIGDGFHVHPTVIKLLARTKPTDGLILISDGMRAVGQPEGFYDLGGLKVRAEGGKATLEDGSLAGSLLTLDRAVHNTARYAGVPLWKAVRMASLAPARRLGLDRDRGSLEAGKRADLLTTDEYGRVTRVWIRGREVPIHS, encoded by the coding sequence ATGGTGAATGGGACAGGGAGAAAAGTGTTCCGGGGAAAAGTGATTCTCCGTGAAGGCATGCTGGAAGATGGAATGGTGGTGACGGTGGGGGAACGGATTGAATATGTCGGTTCCCCTCTCTTTTTTGAAGAGGTGGAAGAGGAAGTCCGGGTGGAGGGATGGATCTGGCCGGGTTTGATTGACCTCCATGTGCACGGGGCCGGAGGGAGTGATGTGATGGACGGGACCCCCGAGGCTTTGCACAGGATTTCAAACACCTTGGTTGCTCATGGTGTGACCGGTTTCCTGGCGACGACGGTGACAATGGATAAGCCGCGACTGGAACGAGCCATACTTAATACCGTTGAACATGCTTCATCAGCGAAGGGAGCCGAGATCCTCGGAGTCCATCTGGAAGGGCCTTGGATCTGTCCAGCCAAACGGGGCGCCCAAAATCCGGAATACATCACGGACCCCCGGCCGGCAGATGCCAAATGGGTGTTGGACGTGGCCCAAGGCAACCTCCGTCTGATCACCCTCGCGCCTGAGCGTCCCGGAGCCTTGGATCTGATCCGGAGGTTATCCCGGCAAGGTGTCGTCGTCTCTGTCGGCCACTCCTCGGCCACTCATGACGAAGTGGAGGCCGCCGTGGAGGCGGGGGCTTCCCACGTTACCCACATTTTTAACGGGATGACCGGATTGCATCATCGGGAACCGGGGGTGGCGGGTACGGCGATGGCGGATGACCGGCTCACGGTGGAATTGATCGGTGACGGGTTTCATGTGCATCCGACTGTGATCAAGCTTCTGGCACGGACCAAACCGACAGATGGACTGATCCTGATCTCTGATGGGATGCGTGCAGTGGGCCAGCCGGAAGGGTTCTATGACCTCGGCGGATTGAAAGTGAGGGCCGAGGGGGGAAAAGCGACTCTGGAAGATGGAAGTCTGGCCGGAAGTTTGCTCACATTGGATCGTGCCGTTCACAATACAGCCCGGTATGCGGGAGTGCCTCTCTGGAAGGCGGTGAGAATGGCCTCCCTTGCCCCCGCCCGGCGCCTGGGATTGGATCGGGACCGGGGCAGCCTGGAGGCCGGGAAGCGGGCGGACTTGCTCACCACTGATGAATATGGAAGGGTGACCCGTGTATGGATCCGGGGCAGAGAGGTTCCGATCCATTCTTGA